The proteins below come from a single Corylus avellana chromosome ca3, CavTom2PMs-1.0 genomic window:
- the LOC132176462 gene encoding BTB/POZ domain-containing protein At1g04390 isoform X4, with the protein MRSSKQRASENNRSISGQMYTLHQRLYHALNLGTSRFYDDNTRKWQSTDIEIQRHVVRSIAAFLDSISGDTIHHPLVKDSVSDMVGALVGILQYRNGSMLNIAANVVEKLVNILPNSIIVQCMGRSYPHSVQVEGFRLAQCLVRNEENCLKLLSLFGEPIVNAIVSEMRKQNSLSGKAANDQLSLLREACRLALITRWAGKHHIYFWKQGIDSVLLGLLLEDFHDNLYQHFLSLKEQMSIAQQVLSSNYLHALRGYIWDILGWLATHCGEDFNPKAHGNELHLNILITCSCWFFVDTIRKWCQICENDVVDAVKSEPASRAVLMMIFSPCKYIALRARSTLYEILKPNGKEYLKHVLHTLSYTASGSNLGMPNVLKLVINLIGLTCYSVLPQYQRHVIKGEGIKTLLVLVKWFLENDVHIGRLSFAPHLLFPFHERSCCWVSTEDWEGKDIPLLYSLWVLAELMHNSGSGRNILDIFAGETAYTEAELVSKLQKICIDTSTPGLRWYAAYVLSYFGAYGFPSKIEKRIGKGLNEKEYVDMHLILTNGDSLSVHGVVLAVKCPSLLPSKELHLDENTFDGSSVRDFTRKSCGELRKEIRLSAHVDHQALMKLLEYVYWGYLRAGEELVKKLKTLAKRCNLQPLLQLLCRKSPKWGTPFPSSDLSLALGPAGLPFSDIILEAKATELMCWTCSFCSLSVPHMHVHKVILWSSCDYMQALFQSGMQDSYSQTIKVPVSWEALVKLMDWFYSDKLPNPPTGCLWDNMDTKEKLCELQPYVELCWLAEFWLLEDVKEACSDVIGSCLDSARYLSIKIIQIAANFSLWKLAEVAASYMAPLYRQLCDSGELEALDEMLVDMVRAASVRLSQEGGSNSR; encoded by the exons ATGAGATCATCAAAACAGAGAGCATCAGAGAACAATCGGAGCATCAGCGGTCAGATGTACACCCTCCATCAGCGTCTCTACCATGCTCTCAACCTCGGCACCAG CAGATTTTATGATGACAACACAAGGAAATGGCAGTCTACAGATATCGAGATACAAAGACATGTGGTCCGCTCAATCGCTGCATTTCTTGATTCTATTTCTGGAGATACAATACACCATCCCCTTGTAAAG GATTCAGTTTCTGATATGGTTGGGGCATTGGTAGGGATTCTTCAATATAGAAATGGATCCATGCTAAATATAGCAGCAAATGTGGTAGAAAAGTTGGTCAACATTTTACCGAATTCG ATCATTGTGCAATGCATGGGCAGATCATACCCTCATTCTGTTCAGGTGGAGGGATTTAGACTTGCCCAATGTTTAGTG agaaatgaagaaaactGTTTGAAATTGTTGAGCTTGTTTGGCGAGCCTATTGTTAATGCCATAGTAAGTGAGATGCGCAAACAGAACTCGCTTTCTGGAAAGGCTGCAAATGACCAATTATCTTTATTAAGGGAGGCATGTCGCTTAGCTCTGATTACTCGTTGGGCAGGCAAGCATCACATTTATTTTTGGAAACAAGGGATTGACAGTGTCCTCCTTGGTCTTCTCTTAGAAGATTTTCACGACAACTTATATCAACATTTCTTGTCGTTGAAGGAGCAAATGTCCATCGCGCAGCAGGTTCTCAGTTCCAATTATCTTCATGCTTTGAGGGGTTATATCTGGGATATTCTTGGATGGCTTGCAACACACTGTGGGGAAGATTTCAACCCCAAGGCACATGGAAATGAACTCCACCTCAACATCCTTATTACATGTTCATG cTGGTTCTTTGTGGACACAATTCGCAAATGGTGTCAAATATGTGAAAACGATGTTGTTGATGCTGTCAAAAGTGAACCGGCATCAAGGGCAGTTCTCATGATGATTTTTTCTCCATGCAAGTATATTGCCTTAAGGGCAAGATCCACACTGTATGAGATACTGAAGCCAAATGGCAAGGAATATCTGAAACACGTACTGCATACCCTAAGTTATACAGCCTCCGGTAGCAACCTTGGAATGCCAAATGTACTTAAACTTGTCATTAACTTGATTGGCTTGACTTGTTATTCAGTTTTACCACAATATCAGAGGCACGTTATCAAAGGTGAAGGGATAAAGACGCTACTGGTTCTTGTAAAGTGGTTCTTAGAGAATGATGTCCATATAGGAAGGCTGAGCTTTGCTCCTCATTTGCTTTTTCCATTCCATGAGAGGAGTTGTTGTTGGGTTTCTACAGAAGACTGGGAGGGCAAAGACATTCCTTTGCTTTATAGTTTGTGGGTACTAGCTGAGTTAATGCACAACTCTGGTTCTGGTAGAAATATTCTAGACATATTTGCTGGTGAGACGGCGTATACTGAAGCTGAATTAGTTAGCAAGCTCCAAAAAATCTGCATTGACACTTCTACTCCTGGACTCAGATGGTATGCTGCTTACGTTCTTAGTTACTTTGGAGCCTATGGTTTTCCTAGTAAAATTGAGAAAAGGATTGGGAAAGGACTCAATGAGAAGGAATATGTGGATATGCACCTCATTCTTACGAATGGCGATTCTTTGAGTGTCCATGGTGTTGTTCTTGCAGTTAAATGTCCCTCTCTCCTGCCTTCTAAAGAACTACATCTTGATGAGAATACATTTGATGGTTCTTCAGTTCGAGACTTTACAAGGAAATCGTGTGGAGAGTTACGGAAAGAGATTCGTTTATCAGCTCATGTTGATCATCAGGCATTGATGAAGTTGTTGGAATATGTTTACTGGGGATATTTACGAGCAGGAGAGGAACTTGTGAAGAAGTTGAAAACTCTGGCTAAACGTTGTAACCTGCAGCCTCTATTACAGCTGCTTTGTAGGAAAAGTCCAAAGTGGGGCACTCCTTTCCCTAGCTCTGATCTTTCTTTGGCTCTTGGTCCAGCTGGACTTCCATTCTC AGACATCATCTTGGAAGCTAAAGCAACTGAACTGATGTGCTGGACATGCAGTTTTTGCTCTCTATCAGTGCCACATATGCATGTTCACAAGGTTATATTGTGGTCAAGCTGTGATTATATGCAGGCTTTGTTTCAGTCAGGAATGCAGGACAG CTATTCACAAACCATAAAGGTCCCTGTTAGTTGGGAAGCATTGGTGAAATTAATGGATTGGTTCTACTCTGACAAGCTGCCGAATCCTCCCACTGGATGTTTATGGGATAATATGGATACCAAAGAAAAGCTATGTGAACTGCAACCATATGTAGAGCTTTGTTGGCTTGCTGAGTTCTGGCTTTTGGAAGATGTCAAGGAAGCCTGTTCAGATGTCATTGGTTCTTGTCTTGATTCTGCCAGATACTTGTCCATTAAAATAATCCAAATTGCTGCTAATTTTTCTCTGTGGAAGTTGGCTGAAGTTGCTGCTAGTTACATGGCCCCTTTGTATCGTCAACTATGTGATTCTGGTGAACTTGAAGCACTGGATGAGATGCTAGTTGACATGGTTCGTGCTGCCTCCGTTCGACTTTCTCAAGAGGGTGGTAGTAACTCTAGGTGA
- the LOC132176462 gene encoding BTB/POZ domain-containing protein At1g04390 isoform X5 — protein MRSSKQRASENNRSISGQMYTLHQRLYHALNLGTSRFYDDNTRKWQSTDIEIQRHVVRSIAAFLDSISGDTIHHPLVKIIVQCMGRSYPHSVQVEGFRLAQCLVRNEENCLKLLSLFGEPIVNAIVSEMRKQNSLSGKAANDQLSLLREACRLALITRWAGKHHIYFWKQGIDSVLLGLLLEDFHDNLYQHFLSLKEQMSIAQQVLSSNYLHALRGYIWDILGWLATHCGEDFNPKAHGNELHLNILITCSCWFFVDTIRKWCQICENDVVDAVKSEPASRAVLMMIFSPCKYIALRARSTLYEILKPNGKEYLKHVLHTLSYTASGSNLGMPNVLKLVINLIGLTCYSVLPQYQRHVIKGEGIKTLLVLVKWFLENDVHIGRLSFAPHLLFPFHERSCCWVSTEDWEGKDIPLLYSLWVLAELMHNSGSGRNILDIFAGETAYTEAELVSKLQKICIDTSTPGLRWYAAYVLSYFGAYGFPSKIEKRIGKGLNEKEYVDMHLILTNGDSLSVHGVVLAVKCPSLLPSKELHLDENTFDGSSVRDFTRKSCGELRKEIRLSAHVDHQALMKLLEYVYWGYLRAGEELVKKLKTLAKRCNLQPLLQLLCRKSPKWGTPFPSSDLSLALGPAGLPFSDIILEAKATELMCWTCSFCSLSVPHMHVHKVILWSSCDYMQALFQSGMQDSYSQTIKVPVSWEALVKLMDWFYSDKLPNPPTGCLWDNMDTKEKLCELQPYVELCWLAEFWLLEDVKEACSDVIGSCLDSARYLSIKIIQIAANFSLWKLAEVAASYMAPLYRQLCDSGELEALDEMLVDMVRAASVRLSQEGGSNSR, from the exons ATGAGATCATCAAAACAGAGAGCATCAGAGAACAATCGGAGCATCAGCGGTCAGATGTACACCCTCCATCAGCGTCTCTACCATGCTCTCAACCTCGGCACCAG CAGATTTTATGATGACAACACAAGGAAATGGCAGTCTACAGATATCGAGATACAAAGACATGTGGTCCGCTCAATCGCTGCATTTCTTGATTCTATTTCTGGAGATACAATACACCATCCCCTTGTAAAG ATCATTGTGCAATGCATGGGCAGATCATACCCTCATTCTGTTCAGGTGGAGGGATTTAGACTTGCCCAATGTTTAGTG agaaatgaagaaaactGTTTGAAATTGTTGAGCTTGTTTGGCGAGCCTATTGTTAATGCCATAGTAAGTGAGATGCGCAAACAGAACTCGCTTTCTGGAAAGGCTGCAAATGACCAATTATCTTTATTAAGGGAGGCATGTCGCTTAGCTCTGATTACTCGTTGGGCAGGCAAGCATCACATTTATTTTTGGAAACAAGGGATTGACAGTGTCCTCCTTGGTCTTCTCTTAGAAGATTTTCACGACAACTTATATCAACATTTCTTGTCGTTGAAGGAGCAAATGTCCATCGCGCAGCAGGTTCTCAGTTCCAATTATCTTCATGCTTTGAGGGGTTATATCTGGGATATTCTTGGATGGCTTGCAACACACTGTGGGGAAGATTTCAACCCCAAGGCACATGGAAATGAACTCCACCTCAACATCCTTATTACATGTTCATG cTGGTTCTTTGTGGACACAATTCGCAAATGGTGTCAAATATGTGAAAACGATGTTGTTGATGCTGTCAAAAGTGAACCGGCATCAAGGGCAGTTCTCATGATGATTTTTTCTCCATGCAAGTATATTGCCTTAAGGGCAAGATCCACACTGTATGAGATACTGAAGCCAAATGGCAAGGAATATCTGAAACACGTACTGCATACCCTAAGTTATACAGCCTCCGGTAGCAACCTTGGAATGCCAAATGTACTTAAACTTGTCATTAACTTGATTGGCTTGACTTGTTATTCAGTTTTACCACAATATCAGAGGCACGTTATCAAAGGTGAAGGGATAAAGACGCTACTGGTTCTTGTAAAGTGGTTCTTAGAGAATGATGTCCATATAGGAAGGCTGAGCTTTGCTCCTCATTTGCTTTTTCCATTCCATGAGAGGAGTTGTTGTTGGGTTTCTACAGAAGACTGGGAGGGCAAAGACATTCCTTTGCTTTATAGTTTGTGGGTACTAGCTGAGTTAATGCACAACTCTGGTTCTGGTAGAAATATTCTAGACATATTTGCTGGTGAGACGGCGTATACTGAAGCTGAATTAGTTAGCAAGCTCCAAAAAATCTGCATTGACACTTCTACTCCTGGACTCAGATGGTATGCTGCTTACGTTCTTAGTTACTTTGGAGCCTATGGTTTTCCTAGTAAAATTGAGAAAAGGATTGGGAAAGGACTCAATGAGAAGGAATATGTGGATATGCACCTCATTCTTACGAATGGCGATTCTTTGAGTGTCCATGGTGTTGTTCTTGCAGTTAAATGTCCCTCTCTCCTGCCTTCTAAAGAACTACATCTTGATGAGAATACATTTGATGGTTCTTCAGTTCGAGACTTTACAAGGAAATCGTGTGGAGAGTTACGGAAAGAGATTCGTTTATCAGCTCATGTTGATCATCAGGCATTGATGAAGTTGTTGGAATATGTTTACTGGGGATATTTACGAGCAGGAGAGGAACTTGTGAAGAAGTTGAAAACTCTGGCTAAACGTTGTAACCTGCAGCCTCTATTACAGCTGCTTTGTAGGAAAAGTCCAAAGTGGGGCACTCCTTTCCCTAGCTCTGATCTTTCTTTGGCTCTTGGTCCAGCTGGACTTCCATTCTC AGACATCATCTTGGAAGCTAAAGCAACTGAACTGATGTGCTGGACATGCAGTTTTTGCTCTCTATCAGTGCCACATATGCATGTTCACAAGGTTATATTGTGGTCAAGCTGTGATTATATGCAGGCTTTGTTTCAGTCAGGAATGCAGGACAG CTATTCACAAACCATAAAGGTCCCTGTTAGTTGGGAAGCATTGGTGAAATTAATGGATTGGTTCTACTCTGACAAGCTGCCGAATCCTCCCACTGGATGTTTATGGGATAATATGGATACCAAAGAAAAGCTATGTGAACTGCAACCATATGTAGAGCTTTGTTGGCTTGCTGAGTTCTGGCTTTTGGAAGATGTCAAGGAAGCCTGTTCAGATGTCATTGGTTCTTGTCTTGATTCTGCCAGATACTTGTCCATTAAAATAATCCAAATTGCTGCTAATTTTTCTCTGTGGAAGTTGGCTGAAGTTGCTGCTAGTTACATGGCCCCTTTGTATCGTCAACTATGTGATTCTGGTGAACTTGAAGCACTGGATGAGATGCTAGTTGACATGGTTCGTGCTGCCTCCGTTCGACTTTCTCAAGAGGGTGGTAGTAACTCTAGGTGA